A genome region from Nicotiana tabacum cultivar K326 chromosome 13, ASM71507v2, whole genome shotgun sequence includes the following:
- the LOC107774833 gene encoding large ribosomal subunit protein eL36y, with protein MAPKQPNTGLSVGLNKGHVVTKKELAPRPSDRKGKTSKRVHFVRSLIREVAGFAPYEKRITELLKVGKDKRALKVAKRKLGTHKRAKKKREEMSSVLRKMRATGGGEKKK; from the exons ATGGCTCCGAAGCAGCCGAATACAGGGCTATCTGTTGGGCTAAACAAAGGCCATGTTGTGACCAAGAAGGAATTAGCTCCACGTCCTTCTGACAGAAAAGGG aaAACAAGCAAAAGAGTCCACTTTGTGAGGAGCCTTATCAGAGAAGTCGCTGGATTTGCTCCGTACGAGAAAAGGATTACCGAGCTTCTTAAAGTTGGAAAGGACAAGCGTGCCTTGAAGGTAGCCAAGAGGAAGTTGGGCACTCACAAGAGGgcaaagaagaagagagaagagatGTCTAGTGTTCTCCGTAAGATGAG GGCTACTGGAGGCggagaaaagaagaaatga